A genome region from Eurosta solidaginis isolate ZX-2024a chromosome 2, ASM4086904v1, whole genome shotgun sequence includes the following:
- the ND-49 gene encoding NADH-ubiquinone oxidoreductase 49 kDa subunit: MMALSTMNVFMKRSATAGLQMMRPQALSAIGSTSGSDKQQKRGAAKWYPDPEFMSQFRGPVMYPDENTVDLKLPPWNGKVLPVEKSVRNLTLNFGPQHPAAHGVLRLVLELDGETVMRADPHIGLLHRGTEKLIEYKTYTQALPYFDRLDYVSMMCNEQCYSLAIEKLLNIEVPLRAKYIRTLFAEITRILNHIMAVGTHALDVGALTPFFWLFEEREKMMEFYERVSGARMHAAYIRPGGVYLDMPLGLMDDIYEFASKFAERLDEVEDVLTTNRIWVQRTEDIGIVSAEDALNYGFSGVMLRGSGIKWDLRKQQPYDAYDLVDFDVPIGTKGDCYDRYLCRVEEMRQSLRIIDQCLNQMPAGEVKTDDAKITPPSRGEMKTSMEALIHHFKLFTQGYQVPPGATYTAIEAPKGEFGVYLVSDGSSRPYRCKIKAPGFAHLAALDKIGKQHMLADIVAIIGTLDVVFGEIDR; this comes from the exons ATGATGGCGCTTTCAACAATGAATGTTTTCATGAAACGATCGGCCACTGCAGGATTACAGATGATGCGACCACAAGCTTTATCTGCAATCGGATCTACATCAGGCAG CGATAAGCAACAAAAACGAGGTGCTGCAAAATGGTATCCCGATCCCGAGTTTATGAGCCAATTCCGTGGGCCGGTCATGTATCCCGATGAGAATACTGTTGATTTGAAATTACCGCCTTGGAATG GTAAAGTGTTGCCTGTAGAAAAATCTGTGCGAAATTTGACACTCAATTTTGGACCACAGCATCCAGCTGCTCACGGTGTATTACGTTTGGTATTAGAATTGGATGGTGAG ACCGTCATGCGGGCTGATCCTCATATTGGTTTGCTACATCGTGGTActgaaaaattaattgaatacAAAACTTACACACAAGCATTGCCATACTTCGATCGTCTTGACTACGTATCCATGATGTGTAATGAACAATGCTATTCTTTAGCCATAGAAAAGTTGCTTAATATTGAGGTGCCACTCCGTGCTAAATACATACGTA CTTTATTTGCCGAAATTACACGAATTCTTAATCACATTATGGCAGTCGGTACACATGCCTTGGATGTCGGCGCGCTTACACCATTCTTTTGGCTCTTTGAGGAACGTGAGAAAATGATGGAATTTTATGAACGTGTTTCCGGTGCGCGCATGCATGCAGCATATATAAGACCGGGTGGCGTCTATTTG GACATGCCACTCGGCCTAATGGATGACATTTACGAGTTTGCCTCAAAATTCGCCGAACGTTTAGACGAAGTTGAAGATGTGCTCACCACCAATCGTATATGGGTTCAACGAACAGAAGATATCGGTATTGTCTCAGCCGAAGATGCTTTAAATTATGGTTTTAGTGGTGTTATGTTACGTGGTTCCGGTATAAAATGGGATTTGCGTAAACAACAACCATACGATGCTTATGATTTGGTTGATTTTGATGTACCAATTGGCACTAAAGGTGATTGTTATGATCGGTATTTGTGTCGTGTTGAGGAGATGCGTCAATCGCTACGCATTATTGATCAATGTTTGAATCAAATGCCTGCGGGTGAAGTTAAAACGGATGATGCTAAAATAACACCACCATCACGTGGTGAAATGAAGACTTCAATGGAGGCGCTTATACACCATTTTAAGCTCTTCACTCAGGGTTACCAGGTACCGCCAGGCGCAACTTATACGGCTATCGAAGCACCAAAAGGTGAATTTGGTGTTTACTTGGTATCCGATGGTTCAAGCCGTCCGTATCGTTGCAAGATTAAGGCACCCGGTTTTGCGCACTTGGCAGCGCTTGATAAAATTGGCAAACAACATATGTTGGCTGATATTGTAGCGATTATTGGTACATTGGATGTTGTATTTGGCGAGATTGATCGATAA